One window of the Salvia splendens isolate huo1 chromosome 1, SspV2, whole genome shotgun sequence genome contains the following:
- the LOC121744504 gene encoding probable transcription factor PosF21 isoform X2, with amino-acid sequence MMDKEKSHHGNILPPSGRYSVFPPPGSSYNAKPEQTGLSSLPPLGPGSSSEQGHFGHGVPSDSRQFSHDISRMPDNPPKHMGHRRAHSEILTLPDDISFDSDLGVVGGLDGPSFSDDTEDDLFSMYLDMDKFNSTSATSSFEAGESSNAMAAEQGLSSGPLGAANQSLCEKPRIRHQHSQSMDGSTTIKSEMFMSGSEDPASADTKKAISAAKLAELALVDPKRAKRIWANRQSAARSKERKMRYIAELERKVQTLQTETTSLSAQLTLLQRDTNGLTAENSELKLHLHTMEQQVHLQDALNDALKEEIQHLKVLTGQPTPNGGTMMNFPASYGANQQYFSNNNSMNTMLTAQQLQQLQLHSQKQQQHQFQQRQPHQFQQTADMKLRNSMQSPLEKERAPAPDSSSKD; translated from the exons ATGATGGATAAGGAGAAGTCTCACCATGGGAACATACTTCCGCCGTCGGGGAGGTACTCTGTTTTCCCACCGCCTGGGAGTAGTTACAATGCCAAGCCGGAGCAAACTGGTTTGTCGAGTTTGCCTCCGCTAGGGCCGGGCAGTTCATCGGAGCAGGGTCATTTTGGTCACGGTGTGCCATCGGATTCCAGGCAATTTAGTCATGATATAAGCCGCATGCCCGACAATCCACCAAAGCATATGGGCCATCGACGTGCTCACTCCGAGATTCTTACCCTTCCGGACGATATTAGCTTCGACAGTGATTTGGGCGTTGTTGGTGGATTGGATGGCCCCTCGTTTTCCGATGATACTGAGGATGACTTGTTTTCTATGTATCTTGACATGGATAAGTTCAATTCTACGTCTGCAACTTCATCGTTCGAAGCTGGGGAGTCGTCTAATGCAATGGCAGCGGAGCAAGGTCTTTCGTCTGGTCCTTTGGGAGCTGCTAATCAATCTTTATGTGAGAAACCTAGGATTAGGCATCAGCATAGCCAGTCCATGGATGGTTCGACTACTATTAAATCAGAGATGTTCATGTCTGGTTCAGAAGATCCAGCTTCTGCTGATACCAAGAAGGCCATATCTGCTGCTAAGCTCGCTGAGCTTGCTCTTGTCGATCCAAAGCGTGCTAAAAG GATTTGGGCAAATAGGCAGTCAGCAGCAAGATCAAAGGAACGGAAGATGAGGTATATCGCTGAACTTGAAAGGAAAGTGCAGACTCTGCAAACAGAAACGACTTCATTGTCTGCACAGTTAACTCTACTGCAG AGAGATACAAATGGTCTTACAGCTGAAAATAGCGAACTCAAATTACACTTGCATACGATGGAACAACAAGTCCATTTACAAGATG CTTTGAATGATGCGTTGAAAGAAGAAATTCAACATCTCAAGGTTTTGACTGGTCAGCCAACGCCTAACGGTGGAACTATGATGAACTTTCCTGCGTCCTATGGAGCTAATCAGCAATATTTCTCCAACAACAACTCAATGAACACGATGTTAACAGCTCAGCAACTTCAGCAGCTTCAGCTGCATTCTCAGAAGCAGCAACAGCACCAATTTCAGCAGCGTCAACCCCACCAGTTTCAGCAGACTGCGGACATGAAGCTTAGAAATTCTATGCAATCTCCTCTGGAAAAGGAACGTGCCCCCGCCCCCGACTCATCATCGAAGGATTAG
- the LOC121744504 gene encoding probable transcription factor PosF21 isoform X1: MMDKEKSHHGNILPPSGRYSVFPPPGSSYNAKPEQTGLSSLPPLGPGSSSEQGHFGHGVPSDSRQFSHDISRMPDNPPKHMGHRRAHSEILTLPDDISFDSDLGVVGGLDGPSFSDDTEDDLFSMYLDMDKFNSTSATSSFEAGESSNAMAAEQGLSSGPLGAANQSLCEKPRIRHQHSQSMDGSTTIKSEMFMSGSEDPASADTKKAISAAKLAELALVDPKRAKRIWANRQSAARSKERKMRYIAELERKVQTLQTETTSLSAQLTLLQQRDTNGLTAENSELKLHLHTMEQQVHLQDALNDALKEEIQHLKVLTGQPTPNGGTMMNFPASYGANQQYFSNNNSMNTMLTAQQLQQLQLHSQKQQQHQFQQRQPHQFQQTADMKLRNSMQSPLEKERAPAPDSSSKD, encoded by the exons ATGATGGATAAGGAGAAGTCTCACCATGGGAACATACTTCCGCCGTCGGGGAGGTACTCTGTTTTCCCACCGCCTGGGAGTAGTTACAATGCCAAGCCGGAGCAAACTGGTTTGTCGAGTTTGCCTCCGCTAGGGCCGGGCAGTTCATCGGAGCAGGGTCATTTTGGTCACGGTGTGCCATCGGATTCCAGGCAATTTAGTCATGATATAAGCCGCATGCCCGACAATCCACCAAAGCATATGGGCCATCGACGTGCTCACTCCGAGATTCTTACCCTTCCGGACGATATTAGCTTCGACAGTGATTTGGGCGTTGTTGGTGGATTGGATGGCCCCTCGTTTTCCGATGATACTGAGGATGACTTGTTTTCTATGTATCTTGACATGGATAAGTTCAATTCTACGTCTGCAACTTCATCGTTCGAAGCTGGGGAGTCGTCTAATGCAATGGCAGCGGAGCAAGGTCTTTCGTCTGGTCCTTTGGGAGCTGCTAATCAATCTTTATGTGAGAAACCTAGGATTAGGCATCAGCATAGCCAGTCCATGGATGGTTCGACTACTATTAAATCAGAGATGTTCATGTCTGGTTCAGAAGATCCAGCTTCTGCTGATACCAAGAAGGCCATATCTGCTGCTAAGCTCGCTGAGCTTGCTCTTGTCGATCCAAAGCGTGCTAAAAG GATTTGGGCAAATAGGCAGTCAGCAGCAAGATCAAAGGAACGGAAGATGAGGTATATCGCTGAACTTGAAAGGAAAGTGCAGACTCTGCAAACAGAAACGACTTCATTGTCTGCACAGTTAACTCTACTGCAG CAGAGAGATACAAATGGTCTTACAGCTGAAAATAGCGAACTCAAATTACACTTGCATACGATGGAACAACAAGTCCATTTACAAGATG CTTTGAATGATGCGTTGAAAGAAGAAATTCAACATCTCAAGGTTTTGACTGGTCAGCCAACGCCTAACGGTGGAACTATGATGAACTTTCCTGCGTCCTATGGAGCTAATCAGCAATATTTCTCCAACAACAACTCAATGAACACGATGTTAACAGCTCAGCAACTTCAGCAGCTTCAGCTGCATTCTCAGAAGCAGCAACAGCACCAATTTCAGCAGCGTCAACCCCACCAGTTTCAGCAGACTGCGGACATGAAGCTTAGAAATTCTATGCAATCTCCTCTGGAAAAGGAACGTGCCCCCGCCCCCGACTCATCATCGAAGGATTAG